The Niallia circulans nucleotide sequence ATTAACAGGTAAAGTTTTGCCTCTTCAAGGTGTACCTGATAAGACTTTTTCAGGTGAAATTCTGGGGAAAAGTATTGCTATTGAACCGTCAGAAAATACATTAGTTTCTCCCTTTACTGGTACAGTTGCAATGATTTATCCGACAAAGCATGCAATTGGTTTACGTTCTGAAAATGGTTTAGAAGTACTTATTCACATTGGCCTTGAAACAGTAAATTTAGAAGGTAAGTTCTTTAATGTAAAAGTAGAACAAGGTCAATATGTACAAAAGGGTCAAGAGCTTATTACCTTTGACCGAGAAGCAATCAGTAACGAAGGATACAATATGGTTACTTTAGTGATACTGACAAATAGTGATCAATATAGTTCCGTAGAGAAGTTGGATTTAGATTATCAAGTAATAAAGACAGAAGAACAACTATTTAATATTCAAAAATAAGAAGGAGTGTTTATTGTGGCTAAAAGATTTCCAGAAGGGTTTTTATGGGGTGGAGCAACAGCTGCCAATCAATTAGAAGGCGGATATAACTTAGGTGGAAAAGGTTTGTCAACAGCTGATATGATACCATTTATACCTAAGGAAGAGCGTGCTGGTGACAATGCAGTACATATTACATCTGAGCAGTTTGAGGAAGCATTTAAGGAAGACTCTAAAAAGCTATACCCAAAAAGATGGGGAGTGGATTTTTACCATCGCTATAAAGAAGATATTGCTTTGTTTGGCGAGATGGGTTTTAAAACATTCCGATTATCTATTTCTTGGGCACGTATTTTTCCAAACGGTGATGACTTACAGCCGAATGAAGAGGGACTTCAATTTTATGATAATGTCTTTGATGAATTAGCAAAATATAATATTGAACCACTTGTAACGTTATCACATTATGAAATGCCTGCTGCTCTTGTTAAGAAATATAATGGATGGATAGATAGAAAAGTAGTTAATATGTTTACAAAATACGCAGAAACAGTATTTAAGAGATATCGTAATAAAGTGAAATACTGGTTAACATTTAATGAAATCAATGCTATTGCTTTAGCTCCATATAATGGTGGAGGTTTAATAACAGACCGTTTTGAAAATATAAATCAAGCAATCTATCAAGCCCTACACCATCAATTTATTGCTAGTGCAATGGCTGTAAAGCTATGTAGGGAGATTAACCCCGATGCGAAAATCGGCTGTATGCTTGCGAGACTGGAAACATATCCAGAAACATGTAATCCACAAGATGTGTTAAAAACGCTAAAACAAGAGCAGATGAATTTCTTTTATACAGATGTTCAAGTTCGTGGTTATTATCCAAACTTTATTAAAGAATATTTTAAAGAGAACAATATTAATATAAATATGGAAGAAACGGATGAAGATCTTTTATTACAAAATAAAGTAGATTATATTTCCTTCAGTTACTATATGTCTTTAGTGGAAAGTGCCGGACCACATGGGGAAAGAGCTCCAGGTAATTTATTCTCTGGTTTAAAAAATCCATATCTTGAATCATCTGACTGGGGATGGCAAATTGATGCTGTAGGACTTCGTGTTACTTTAAATAAACTGTATGATAGATATCAAGTTCCACTATTTGTTGTAGAGAATGGACTCGGTGCAATTGATACACCAGATGAAAATGGTTTGATTCAAGATGATTATCGCATTAACTATCTAAGAGAGCATATTGTGCAAATGAGAGAAGCTATCTCAGATGGTGTAGAACTTATGGGTTATACTAGTTGGGGACCAATTGATATTATTAGTGTTTCAACTTCTGAGGTAAGCAAACGATATGGTTTTATTCATGTCGATATAGATGATTACGGAAATGGAAGCTTCAAGAGAACAAAAAAGAAAAGTTTTGAATGGTATAAAGAAGTAATTAACTCGAATGGTCAAGTGTTGTAAAGTAATAACAAGTTTATAACTAAAGTTTTGTTTCTTTAAGGAGGAACTTCTATGAGTCAAAATAAAGTAGCTATTGTAACTGGTGGCGGTAGCGGGTTAGGTCAAGCGGTAGCATTAAAATAAGCCGATTCTGGTGTCTCCATAACAGTTGTGGACATTTCCGAAAAAGCCGGAAATGATACAGTAAGCCTAATTAAAGAAAAAGGGGCAAAAGCAATCTTTGTTCATGCAGACGTTAGTAAGGCGGAGGACGTGAAGAATTACGTAGATAAAACCGTCGAAGAATTCGGTACGATTGATATGTTCTACAATAATGCCGGAATTTCTGGCCCAGGCTTAAAATTTTTGGATAATACAATTGAACAAATTCAACAAGTAGTTGGAATAAATTTATTAGGTGCATTATACGGTATTAAATATGTAACAGAAGTAATGCTACAAAACGGTGGTGGTTCGATTGTTAATACTTCGTCTACTGCAGGAGTTGTAGGACAAGCTACTGTTGGTACTTATTCTGCAACAAAGCACGGCGTTGTCGGCATTACTAAAACAATTGCCGCGGAATATGCAGAACAAGGAATTCGCTGTAACGCTATAGCACCCGGTACGATTGAAACACCTATGGTAAAAGAATACAGAGAAAAGAATCCTGAAAATGTTAAAGCGGTTGTGGAAGCCATTCCCCAAAAACGTCTTGGAAATCCTGAAGAGGTAGCAGAATTAGTTACTTTTTTATTGGGAGATACAGCTAATTATATTAACGGAACAGTTGTATCTATAGACGGTGGGTTTACTTCCATTTAAATCTGAGAATACAAAAGAGGCAATGGACTTGTTTCGTGGCTTCTTCTAATAAAAAAAAGAAACATATAATCATTTCATATACTTAGCCGTAAAGTGATTCGTGTCCGCAGTATAGCATCTTCCTTTAAAGCAGGAAAAAAATTGAAGGATGCTGTGAAAGAATAAGAATATTAGTATTGGTAGGGGATTAGTCCTCTACCTTTAATTATATGCTTTTAATTTCTTTAAGAATTAATTTTAGAAGAGAAGAGAGATATTAACCAAGGAAGTTATTATTTTATAAGTGTGCGTTAAATATAGATAAACGCTTCATAATCTTCAAAATAAAAATGTTTAAACCCTTGGTATATATGGGATTAGACGTTTTTTTATTATAACATATTTTCAATCTAAGAAGGATTAACGCTTATTTTAGGAGTTAACGCACATTTCCTACGTGAAACGGAGTATTTAAGAGATAAGTGTTTGTTTATTGAGGGAGATTAGTTCTGAATATGTTAATTTTAAACTTTATTAACTATTCATAACTAAATTGATTGCTAATGTTTATACGAAAAAAATCGGCGTTATCCAGCACAGTTTCCTTATTTTCCATAACTTAAATAATGAATCGGCTACACTAAGTTGGACAGAATTTATAAGGGCTAGTACACTAAACATACTAACCTAAAGGAGCTTGGTACAATGCCGTGCCAACGTAGAACTTTTACAGCCGAATTTAAACTTCAATTAGTAAAGCTATATGAAAATGGAAAGTCCCGTGCGGATATCTGCCGAGAGTATGAAATCACACCTTCCTCATTAGATCGTTGGATTAAAAATCATCAAGAAACTGGATCCTTTTCTGCGAAAGATAATCGTACAGAGGAAGAGAACAAGTTAATGAGATTGCGCAAAGAAAACCAACGCTTAATGATGGAGAGTGACATTTTAAAGCAAGCTGCGCTGATCATGGGACGAAAATAAATGTGATTCGAAATAACACACACAAATATTCAGTATCAGCAATGTGTAACGTCCTCCATATACCCAAAAGTAGTTACTACTATCAAGCCAATTTGTGCGAAAAAGAAGCCCATGAAAGAGAAGAAGTGGAGCTTTCCAATGAAATTCAACGCATTTTTAAGGGAAGTCGTTGTAACTATGGTACTCGCAAACTCAAAGTAGAGTTAAAGAAGTAAAACTGGATCGTTTCTCGTCGTCGAATCGGTCGGATTATGAAACAACTAGGCTTGGTATCGAATTATACGGTGGCACAATACAAGCCATATAAACAATCCAGTAAGGAAGCTCCTACCCGAAACGAGTTAAAACGTCCATTTAACCAAGAAGAAGCATTAACAGTAGTTGTAAGTGATTTAACATACGTCCGTGTCGAGAAAAAATGGCATTACGTATGCTTATTTGTCGATCTTTTCAACCGAGAAATTATCGGCTATAGTGCTGGTCCAAATAAGACAGCTGACCTGGTATATAAAGCATTGGCAAGCATTAAAGGTAACTTGCATAACATTCAAATGTTTCATACAGACCGAGGAAAAGAGTTTGATAATAAACTACTTTCCGAGGCTTTAGAAACATTTGGGATTCAAAGATCTTTGAGTACAAAGGGATGTCCATACGATAACGCCGTCGCCGAGGCCATGTTCAAAGTCTTCAAAACGGAATTCGCAAATGGAGCCCATTTTACTTCTCTTGAACAGCTAAAACTGGAATTAAATGATTATGTTCATTGGTTTAACCATATTCGAATTCATGGAACACTCGGTTACTTAACGCCAGTAGAATTCAAGAAACAGGCCTTATAAAAGTTGTCCAGTTTGGTGTTGACATTCCATAATACAGCTGTATTATGAAGAAGGAATATCGCGGTTCTTCTTGAATAAATATAAAGGAGTAGATATAACCATAAATTAAGGAGGTTTGCATGGAAATTTCCCTTTGGATAATGATTGTTTTTGTGTTACTATATGAGCCAATTTACGGATATTATGATTTTCAGAAATTCAAGGTAAATGTCACAACAAATCCACATACCAGAGAGAAGTATTATATTAATTCTATTGTAGGTTTGTGGGCTCCTACTCTCTATATCATCCTCTTAGTCCTTTTCACAGAACTTACCTTTAATCAAATAGGGTTTACCCTACCTTCCATTAACACAAATGTATTTGGCCCTATTATTACCTACACTGTATTTGCCCTAACTGGTATTTATATTCTTGCTATCCTATATTATATGATAGGATACCATGTAAGTATTACTATTCGTACAAAACTCACCGAAGCAAAAAACAGAGAAAAAGAAAAATCAGCGTACCTCGCAATAATGCCTGTAAGTAAAAGAGAGAAGAAGTTATGGAATTACGTTTCTATTACAGCAGGACTTACCGAAGAAATAATATACAGAGGCTTTTTAATCTTTGCATTTTCTTATTTGTTCCCAAACTTGCCCATTTGGTTTGTTGTCATCTTTGCGTCCCTTTTGTTCGGACTGGCTCATACGTATCAGGGGCTATTATCAGGCGTATTGCGGACAGCAATAGTTGGCATGGTTTTCTCCGTTTTATATATGGGACTTAATTCAATTATCCCCCTTATTCTTCTTCATTTCTTAATAGATTATATGGCAAAGGTTGGGGAGGATGAAAATTATATTCAGGATTCTCGAATAACAAAAATCCCATAATTCAATTTTAATGGAGTGTAGCAGCACCAGTGTTTCCCTTCCTTGAAATAGCGATTCCAAGGAAGGGAAACATCTTCATCATTAAGAGTTGGAACCGAATCAACGATTACCCAATTGAAAGAACGAAGACCGTTTGACTTTCTCCAGTACTCGATGGCCAGCAAATTGAGCCTCAATAGTAGCCTGGGCATTTCTCATAGCAGACAATTGATAATCATCAACTAGTTTAATTTCCGCTGCTGTCATGTTAGTTTTCATATGGTACTATAGGGGCAGTTTTACATAAGAAGTATTTGTTTTATTTAGTATCGAATTTAGTAATCTAAAAAGTTAAGGAGACTACATTTTGAAATCATTAAAAATGGCTCAATTAATTAATTTAGATGATATAGTGAAAATTGATGAACTAGTAATCGGTAAAAAATGCAGGTGTGAATCCATTAGGAAAGCTATTAAAGAAGAGAGATGTATAGTTGCTAATGATAAGAATCTTATAGTTGGTTTTTTAATATTTGATACCAATTTCTTTGGTTGTAGTTTCATTTCACTAATAATTGTTAGTCCAACTGAAAGGCGTAAAGGATACGCTACATCGCTTATTGAATATTTTATAAACATTTCGCCAACAAAGAAAATTTTCTCTTCAACCAATAAATCAAATCAAAGGATGCAAGAAGTTTTTAAAGCAAGTGGATTCTTACAAAGTGGATTAATTGAAAATTTAGATGAAGGAGATCCTGAGATAATTTACTATAAAACCAAATAATTTCTTGTTCAACTACGGGGGCTTTCCTTAAATATAAGGTGCCCTTTTATTATGTCGCTAAAGGGGCAGGTTAGTTTAAGTGTAATTATTCACATATAAGTACGTATATTTAGTGTGTCAAAAGTCTAGAAGAGATAGTAGAATGTTTTTATACAAAAAAGTCCAGGGGGGATTGTAATGAGTTTGGCTACTTATATAGGGTGTAATATAGAAATACTCATTAATGATGATGAATTTTCAGATGAATTTTTTTATATTGGAAGCTGCTTTGCGGATGAGCTTAATCTGCTAGATGTAAAAAAATATCAGTTTACTACTCCTTACGTTTATGAAGTATCAAGTAATTGGGGAATTGAAATTAGTGAATATATGAACCCGGAAACGTGTGCACAATCGAAAAAGAAGCTTATAAAATTATGTGAAATTATGGATAATTATATAAAGAAAGACGATTTTTTTGAATTGTATAGTTGTTGGGTAGGAGAAGAAGCTGATAAGCGTGAGGGTGAAACAACTCTCCAAATAAATGATTTTGATATTAACCAAATTAATATACCTGAAAAAACACTAGTTAGATTTGAAAAATGAATATCTCTTGTTAAATTAACAGACTTTCCTCAGTTAACTAGGAAAGTCCTTTTCTTATGGAACAATAATGGCAGCTTAGTTTAAGTGAATTCACTCACAAAAA carries:
- a CDS encoding glycoside hydrolase family 1 protein: MVAKRFPEGFLWGGATAANQLEGGYNLGGKGLSTADMIPFIPKEERAGDNAVHITSEQFEEAFKEDSKKLYPKRWGVDFYHRYKEDIALFGEMGFKTFRLSISWARIFPNGDDLQPNEEGLQFYDNVFDELAKYNIEPLVTLSHYEMPAALVKKYNGWIDRKVVNMFTKYAETVFKRYRNKVKYWLTFNEINAIALAPYNGGGLITDRFENINQAIYQALHHQFIASAMAVKLCREINPDAKIGCMLARLETYPETCNPQDVLKTLKQEQMNFFYTDVQVRGYYPNFIKEYFKENNININMEETDEDLLLQNKVDYISFSYYMSLVESAGPHGERAPGNLFSGLKNPYLESSDWGWQIDAVGLRVTLNKLYDRYQVPLFVVENGLGAIDTPDENGLIQDDYRINYLREHIVQMREAISDGVELMGYTSWGPIDIISVSTSEVSKRYGFIHVDIDDYGNGSFKRTKKKSFEWYKEVINSNGQVL
- a CDS encoding CPBP family intramembrane glutamic endopeptidase — encoded protein: MEISLWIMIVFVLLYEPIYGYYDFQKFKVNVTTNPHTREKYYINSIVGLWAPTLYIILLVLFTELTFNQIGFTLPSINTNVFGPIITYTVFALTGIYILAILYYMIGYHVSITIRTKLTEAKNREKEKSAYLAIMPVSKREKKLWNYVSITAGLTEEIIYRGFLIFAFSYLFPNLPIWFVVIFASLLFGLAHTYQGLLSGVLRTAIVGMVFSVLYMGLNSIIPLILLHFLIDYMAKVGEDENYIQDSRITKIP
- a CDS encoding GNAT family N-acetyltransferase, with the protein product MKSLKMAQLINLDDIVKIDELVIGKKCRCESIRKAIKEERCIVANDKNLIVGFLIFDTNFFGCSFISLIIVSPTERRKGYATSLIEYFINISPTKKIFSSTNKSNQRMQEVFKASGFLQSGLIENLDEGDPEIIYYKTK